AAAGCCCTTTACAACATTTTAGCGATAAAGTATGTTTCAATGCCCAGGTCTGTTGGAAAATGTCGGATTTCAACTGCAAATATGCAGTCATTTTctcaaaactatatatatatatatatatatatatacatttgaagttgaatttttttttctttttaaaattcttcccaaattatgtttaacagagcaaggaaattttcacagtatgtctgataatattttttcttcttgagaaagtctgatttgttttatttcgtctaaaataaaagcagtttttaatttttttaaacactattttagggatcaattcctctatagcgcatgtgtttggactatgggggaaaccggagcacccggacgaaacccacgccaacatggggagaacatgcaaactccacacagaaatgacaactgccccagccgggactcgaacaagCTACTGTCAAACTCTgtagccacagtgctaaccactgagttcCCTTTTAACCTCCTGCCAATGCACTTGTATTTTGGGACTTTCCTAAAATATATGCACGTAATCCTCTCCACAATCTCTCCAGCGTTGTGATGAATATAAAGAACTGTCGAATCTGGCGACCActattttgctcattttaaagggaaactcgcttaattttgacttattatttcttaaaacagcaCACTATTTTCTccttgtcttgaaaatgcttcttgatttaagagtttttagatatttggactagaaacaagtgcagaaatgcattttaaagtctACATCTCCTTATTCTAGTGATCTCTTATTTTTTCCCTCATAGATGTTGCAGCTGCTGCCAGTGTATTTTGCATGTGTAACAGAGAACAGGTTTGGATTTGTACACCGATGTACCATCATGCATTTTTGTGGCTCAGACACCAGTCATTTAGTCTGTCCCTGATGTTTACGACAGATCTGGAAGACGAGGCATAATTATATAACATAAAATGCTAATTTTCCAGTTTGCTTGAACGGTGAAGGTCATGAGTTACGATTTTCAGGAATCCTGAATGCATTATGATCACTTCATCTCATGCATGAATGTGAACCAGTTCAGCGTTGGCATGAGCCAGTGTTTTCAGTTTTGGATTTATGCGGTGAGATTTAATGTTATGTGACGTCTGACCGTCCCTGAGGAGGAAACGCTGTTAGTTTTTGTGTGGTTTCTGGGCTGTATATTGAACTAACAGCTCTTCATCTGCTCTTGTGTTTCTCCAGAACGAAGAGCTGAAGGACGGCCGGCCGACGCTGCTCCACTGCCCTCTACAGGGTGAGAAAACatcttttatacacacacacacacacacacacacacacacacacacacacacacacacacacacacacacacacacacacacacacgcacacacacacacacaaaggcgaGCTGACAAAACCTGTTACAACCAGGGCTGCCTGTGGCATATAAGCAGGAGTGTTTTTAATCAGAAGTGCGCCCTCTAGTGACCATTGTGTgctccaaaacattttaaaaggatagtttacccaaaaattaatattcattcattcattcattcattttcttttcggcttagtcgtccctttattaatctgaggtcgccacagtgcaatgaaccgccaaaatTAACATGTgacatataaatataattaaacataTTCTTAActatatgttatatatgttaatttgttttataaacacacacacacacacacgcacacacacacacacacatatatatatatatatatatatacacacacacacacacacacacacacacaYatatatatatatatatatatatatatatatatgtgtgtgtgtgtgtgtgtgtgtgtgtgtgtgtgtgtgtgtgtgtgtgtgtgtgtgtgtgtgtgtgtgtgtgtgtttagtggtTTTGCCTCCAGAGAAAGCTGAAGGATGTGAGAGTTTTCTTCAGTATTTGTCGCCTGATGATGGAGAACGAGACGCGCAAAAAGTGAAGAAGCGCATCAGCCTGCAGGTCAGTTTAATACCCACATGagaaaatactgtatattatagtTAATATTGTAGTAATTGTAGTAAACTATCCGCTttttaagtggtgacgtgtttgtgacgtatgtaaactgtttccgggtccaagctgccactcatttgagtggagaaatcattcgtttatgatcacgttttattcctatcacacattaaagttaattgtatataaaatcatagtgtacacaacaatctctgggcttgctgcataacaaataccaaaatttagtatatatacagttcatatatgtgtgtgtgtgtgtgtgtgtgtgtgtgtgtgtgtgtgtgtgtgtgtgtgtgtgtgtgtgtgtgtgtgtgtgtgtgtgtattaatattattattattattgttatttattattattatttttatttattttttattcattgaaaagcctacttttacaatttgacacatgcaaaccactgcagaaatgttctaccCAACGGGCCCATgttatatacagtacagatacttaataaatagcctattataaatttaaatgattaacctatgctatgttttttgtcacaagctttggagacataacaaCAAATTTGACTCTTTTGTTTGTCTTTAATTTgacatatttcatatttatttagcagtgcatattatttttgtgtttatttagtttcatttaacatttagattttattttatttcagcttactAATGTTGGTCAGCATTGTCTTggttaaacaaacaagtaaataaaataaaacctgagCGAAAGATGATGTTTGTATGCTGAGCGCATGATCAAAGTGATAATCGGATGTGTAAAACTGATGTGTGATCTGTCAGGATCTGGAGTGTAACGTGTCTCTGGCTGAAGACAACAGACAGGAGTGGGTTTTCACACTCTACGACTTCGACAACAGTGGAAAAGTCACAAAAGAGGTAAAACATTGAAGACATTGACATATCTATGTTTAGAGATAAAGTTTCAAACTAATCTAATCTTCTCCTGAACCTGAGCAATGCACATGGCTAATTGAAATGTACTGTGACGTTGTTGTTTCAGGACATGTCCAGTCTGATGCACACTATCTATGATGTGGTGGACGCCTCGGTCAAACACTCCTGTAACAGCAAACGCAGGAGCCTGAGGGTCAAACTGAGCGTCACATCAGAACCTGCAGCTCGCCGGAGAGACGCCACACACACTGGTGATGCTCTGCACAACATACACACTGACAcgtgcacatacacacacgcctTATGAAACACTACataatttaaaaggaaaaaagaaagtcaaacatatttcataaaacagttcacgattcatcattcatttatgGGTATACATAGATAAAACAGTCAGATCAATATTATAAAATCAGTGCACAGTATAGTTTGTGGGTGTACAGTAAAACGGATATTATTAAAGcagattcaagagttcacacttagctgatgattgatagtaaagctagtttggcgtgctgtcctgggagagaggcctgagcttataagatcctcgagccctgggctccctcccgttgcaaggcgataggggagtttgagctcaggtagatctcgatgactccccctcttgcttgttgtagctaagtgtcagatatggatgctgaaaggtgtactcagagtttagccaatgtatttggattaattctttagggtgcttgtttttgaactgtgggaggaaaccggaggacccggggaaaacccacgcgagcacggggagaacgagcaaactccgcacagaaatgccgtctggtttggaaaggaattacaccaggggcattcttgctgtgaggcaacagcgctaatcgctggccaccgtgacgcccgtttgaaaagagggaaagtagggttgggtgggggggtttctttaagacgaagatattgagatgagaaaagtctgtttatttatagtgagttaaggatcatcTGATAGGGTAATCAGtcgttagctaaagttggaacagctgtaaacaatcataagcacgtgatcctctcgaaatttgtttataaataaacttcacgaaACGTACTAGGGTTGTGTCCTGATGGAGCAGATTCTTGATAACAGATGCATGAATCAGGCTGATTGTCTGACCTTTTTTTCTCCCGCTTCAGAAAGAGAAACGAGTCATTTGAGTCAAGTTGAACCTGTTCGTTCAAAGGAGCATCGCAGCGCAGACAGACGACAGAGCACACACATCAGGTCAGCAGAAAACACAAAACAGCCTTGTTTTACTCctgaaaaaatactgtagtaattaatTTATAGTATAATACTATATTGAACcacagtaaagtgtattatactgttatttacaacactttgttgatgaactgtaataaatactgtagtatactttgatttgttgtggtgactctatagttgctattgtaacacaacaaccatagcaactgtagaataaccacaacagatgcatcactatagttgttgttagcatagcaactatagaatcacaatAAGAgttcaattactatagttgtcgtgttaccatagcaactactgAATCTCctcaacagatcagttactatagttggtgtgttaccatagtaactatagaatcaccacaacagatcaattactatagtcgtttttaccatagcaaccatataattaccacaacagatgcATCAccatagttgttgttaccatagcaactataaaatcacaacaacagttcaattactatagttgttgttaccatagtaactatagaTTCACCACAACAggtcagttactatagttgttgtcttaccatagcgactgtagaatcaccacaacagatcaattactatagttggtgtgttaccatagtaactatacaatcaccacaacaggtcagttactgtagttgttgtgttaccttagcaactatagaatcaccacaacatatcagTTACTATAgtcgttgttaccatagcaaccatagaatcaccacaacagatcaattactatagttgttgttttgccatagcaactgtagaataaccacaacagatgcatcactatagttgttgttaccattgCCACTATAGAATCACAATAACAgttcaattactatagttgtcgtcttaccatagcaactactGAATCTCCTCAACAGGtcagttactatagttggtgtgttaccatagtaattaaaaaatcaccacaacagatcaattactaggcgttgttaccatagcaaccatagaatcaccacaacagatgtatcactatagttgttgttactatagcaactatagaatcacaacaacagttCAACCActatagtttttgtgttaccatagtaactattGAATctccacaacagatcagttactatagttgctgtgttaccatagcaactctagaatcagtacagtatttattataaaaactatattatttttttcatttgggtGTTTTTGTTGATTGTAATGTGAAATGCTGGATTGTCTTGATAGTTTTACAGTATGACATGTACAGTGCTCGTCTGTTTGTGCTGTCCTAAATGCATgatgggtgtttttttttcttcaaagagGCCAGACTGAGGCTCATGAGGGGAATCATTACTGCGTGGATGAAAACACAGAGAGACGAAATCATTACCTGGATCTGGCAGGAATAGAGAACTACACGTCTAGATTTGACAGTAAGACTTTTTACTGAAGACACACACACCAGCCTCAAACACTGTGCACAGAAAAATACCTCAAGAAAtgtcacattcattcattcattcattcatttattcatttattcattcattcattcattttcctatggcttagtccctttattaatcaggggtcaccacagcataatgaaccaccaactattccagcatatgtttttacgcagcggatgcctatccagctgcaacccagtactgggaaacacccatacacactcattctctctaacacacagacacacacacacacacacacacactcactcacactctatggccaatttagctttattcaattgacctattgTACAAatgcttggactgtgggggaaaccggagcacccggaggaaacccacgccaacacggggagaacaagcaaactctgacccagctggtactcgaaccagcgaccttcttgctgtgaggccacagtgctaaccactgagtcaatGTGGCACGCTGTGTATTATTTATAGTTGATCCTTGTTGTATTTTTATCTGTCAGGTTCATCTCCGGATGCTGATCAGGATCCCCCGTCTCGCTCTTCACACAGTCAAAGTCGCCCCCATTCACAGGAGCCCGAAACACATGTTTATCAGCGCCGCTCACAGCTCATGGAGCCCTGTGTGGCCCCGGACCCCCGCCTGCGCACCGGCCCCCAGCTCATCAGATCAAGGTTATTCGAGTTCTGCATTTGAGTTTAGCTTCATTAGTTTTATGAATGGTTTTATTTAGAGATGGTCGAAAAACAATGATATTCTTTCTGATCTGATACCAAGTACTTCAAGACAAGTTTGATCAATatcaattcagttcatctttaattgtgtagcgcttttacaatgtagattgtctcaaagcagcttcacatagtaaattgaaactgtgtagttcagttttcagtgtttaagttcagttctgtcaccgactcggccccagtcattcccctcgctggccagcagaggccgccatccccggacttctagcattacatcatccacatagactgattgtgcacacacctgattTGAATCCCGGTAATGACCCACGCTACCTATATAAGCCATATAAGTCCAGTGcaaagtcttgttcagccccggccagcttTACTGAGCGTtctttcctgcctgatctcctgtgcattACCCCGGACTGTTcctgactctgagttgccttctgcctgccctcgaccctcgcttgttacacggactctgaaccacgatgcctgccctcgacccacgctTGTCAtaaggactctgaaccacgccgcctgccactgatctatgcctggtaaatcactctgtgtctgtcagctgcCAGCCCCACAATCTTTATTGATTGttgttgatgtgagttcgcactttagtgcgtgttggatgtttgtttttgaactgtgtcta
This sequence is a window from Danio rerio strain Tuebingen ecotype United States chromosome 16, GRCz12tu, whole genome shotgun sequence. Protein-coding genes within it:
- the nkd2b gene encoding protein naked cuticle homolog 2-like (The RefSeq protein has 5 substitutions compared to this genomic sequence) yields the protein MGKLHSKHACKRRENPEGDSFVVNGFIAKRAAEEDERYGNNLKDYKNEELKDGRLTLLHCPLQVVLPPEKAEGCESFLQYLSPDDGERDAQKVKKRISLQDLECNVSLAEDNRQEWVFTLYDFDNSGKVTKEDMSSLMHTIYDVVDASVKHSCNTKRRSLRVKLSVTPEPAARRRDATHTERETSHLSQVEPVRSEEHRSADRRQSTHIRGQTEAHEGNHYCVDENTERRNHYLDLAGIENYTSRFDSSSPDADQDPPSRSSHSQSRPHSQEPETHVYQRRSQLIEPCVAPDPRLRTGPQLIRSRSPKGSSRFPGVIPNVTKTSKCHGHHQPIPTGQDVYHLTQQNHTHAHTPSGLQHSHSRRIRSRAREQQALTPVKNTNATALVQRHEHHHHHEHHHHHHYHHYHQT